The stretch of DNA CGACGTTTACACCAAGTGGGTTTCGGCGGAAGGCTTCCTTCCCACCACCAAGTCGGGTGCTGAAAAGCTCGCGTCGAACGCAGACACGAAGCCCTTCCTTGACCTGCTGCCCAATGCCCAGTTCTACCCGTCCACCAATAAGGCCTGGACCGCGACGCAGGGTGCCGTGAAGTCGCTGATCGGGCAGATCGCGCAGGGCTCAGACCCGGCATCGGTCCTGAAAGACATCCAGGCCAAGGCCGACGCCGCTTCCTAGAACTCCCCGGATGGCCGGTGGCTGACAACGACTGTCACCGGCCATCCTCTACAGACCGCTGAGATCCCGGAGAAACTCGATGAGCACAACTGCCGCCAAGGGCAAGACGCGTGACGCCCGCAGCGCCGGACCGGCCGCCCCCCGGCGCGCCAAGGCCAGCCGCGGCCGGGACAGCCTGTGGAAGGCGCTGCCCTGGATCGCCCCCTGCCTGGTGCTGATTTTCGGCATCGTCCTGTTCCCTGCCGCCTACATGATCTACAACGCGTTCCGTTCGATCAGCAGTTACGGGACGGACGTGGGAGCCGCCGGGCTCAAGAATTTCCAGATCGTCTTCGCGGACCCGGCCCTGCCCCGGGTCCTGCTGAACACGGCAGTGTGGGTGGTTGCGGTCGGCCTCATCACCGTGGTGCTTTCCCTGGCGCTGGCACAGTTCCTCAACAAACCCTTCCCCGGACGAACCCTGGTGCGGATGGCGGTCATTGTGCCCTGGGCGGCCAGCGTGGTCATGACCACCACCGTCTTCGTTTACGGCCTGGATCCCTTTTACGGCATCATCAACAAATTCATGGTGGACCTGCACCTGATCGATGCACCCTTCGGCTTCACCAAGAGCATGCCGTCGGCGTTCATCATCGCCATCCTGACGGCAGTCTTCGTCTCCCTGCCGTTCACCTCCTACACCATTTTGGCCGGCCTCCAGAGCATTCCCGGGGAGGTGCTGGAGGCGGCCAAGATGGACGGCGCGGGTCCGGCCCGCACCTATTTCAGCGTGGTCCTGCCGCAGCTCCGCGACAGCCTTGCCGTGGCGGTGCTGATCAACATCATCAATGTCTTCAACAACCTCGCGATCCTGAAACTCATTACCGGCACCCTGCCGGGATACGACGCTGACACCCTGATCACCCGCATGTTCAAGTGGATCCAGGTGGACCAGCGGCTCGACGTCGCCAGTGCCATGAGCGTCGTGAATTTCGCCATCGTGCTGGTGATCGTGGCCGCCTACATCAAGGTGGTCAAACCAATGAAGGAAGTGGACTAATGGCACATTCGACGCTCCCGCCCAGGGCCGGCACCACGCCGGCCGGTCCCGGCGTCGTCAGCGCCACACGGCGCAAGGCGCGCTATGGCAGCGACCAGGCCAGCGGCCCCCGTATCGCCTTGCGCATGGTGGTGGGCCTCATCATCGCCCTGGTCTTCCTGTCCCCGTACGTGATCATGGCCATAGGCTCCCTGAAGAGCCGCCCGGAGATCCTGAGCGTCCCGCCGAAATACCTGCCATCGGCGGCGCGTTTCGACAACTACGTCACAATGTGGTCCACCCCGGAAACCCCACTGCCGCAGAACCTGATCTCCACCATCATCATCGCCTCCTGCGCCACCATCCTGGTCCTGCTGGTCGCCACCCCGGCCGCGTACTACACAGCCAGGTTCAAGTTCCCCGGCAAGATGGTCTTCATGTTCCTGGTGATCGTGACCCAGATGCTGCAGCCGGCAGTACTGACCGCGGGCCTGTTCCGGGAAATGCTCGCCCTCAACATCGCGGACACCTGGCTTGCAATGATCCTGGTCAACGCCGCCTTCAACCTCTCCTTTGCGGTATGGATCATGCACAGCTTCTTCGCCGGAGTGCCGAAGGAAATCGATGAATCGGCCCAGATCGACGGTGCCGGCCGATTCGCTGTGCTGTTCAAGATCAACCTCCCGCTGGTGTGGCCGGGCATCGTCACGGCAATCATCTTCACTTTCGTCGCCTGCTGGAACGAGTTCGCCGCCAGCCTGGTGATCCTGCAGACTGCCGGAAACCAGCCGCTGTCCGTCGCGCTGACCAAGTTCGTGGGGCAGTATGACTCGGCGTGGCAGTACGTCTTCGGTGTCTCCGTCGTCGCCGTCGTGCCCGTGGTGATCCTGTTCATGCTGATCGAAAAACGGCTCATCGGCGGACTGACCGCCGGCAGCGTGAAGTGAGTCCCCGCCAAAGCCTGCACATTCCATGCCATCCGGCGCCGGGAACCTTGCCGGCTCCACGACAGGAACAACGAAAATCACGTGAAAATCATCAGAACCGGAACCTCCGCCGACGCGGGCGTCCACGCCGCCCGGATCGTTGCCGCCCTGGTCAGGGATAAACCCGCCGCTGTCCTGGGGCTGGCCACCGGCTCGTCACCCATGCCCCTGTACGAGGCACTCGCACACGAGGATCTTGATCTCAGTCAGGTGCGCGGATTCTCCCTGGACGAATACCTCGGGCTGGGCTCCACCCACAAGCACAGCTACGCCCAGGTCATCCAGCGTGAAGTCATCGACCGGCTGGGCCTGACGCCCTCCCTCATCCATACCCCGGACGGACAGGCACCCGACGCCGCCCGCGAGGCCCGTGACTTCGATGCCCGGATCCGCGCCGCCGGGGGCATCGACATCCAGATCCTGGGCATCGGTTCCAACGGTCACCTGGCCTTCAACGAACCCCCGTCCTCGTTCACCTCCCGGACCCGGGTGGTTGAGCTGGCCGACAGCACGCGGAAGGATAACGCCCGGTTCTTCGACTCGCTGGAGGATGTTCCCACCCATGCCATCACCCAAGGCATGGGCACCATCTCCGAGGCCCGGCACCTGCTGCTGATCGCCCACGACCTGCGCAAGGCGGAAGCCGCAGCCCGGGCCATCGAAGGGCCCGTCACCGAGGATTTCCCGGCATCCATGATCCAACTCCATCCCCACGTCACGGTCGTCCTCGACGAAGCCGCCGCAAGCGCACTGCAACACAGCTGACATGATCATCGAAGCAGCACGCCTGTTCAGCGCCGGCGAATGGCTGGAACCCGGTTGGATCGACATATCCGGACAGCTCATCCAGGCCGTGGGGCGGGGGAGGCCGCCTTACGAACCCGACATCCGGATCGAAGCGGCGCTGGTACCGGGATTTGTCGACGCCCACGTCCACGGCGGAGGTGGATACAGCTTCAACGACTCCGATCCGGCCGCCGCGGAGCGGATCGCTGGAACCCACCTCCGGCACGGAACCACGTCCATCATGGCAAGCCTGGTGACCGCGCCCCTGGATCAGCTTGAAGCACGCGTCCAGGCCCTTGCACCAAAAGTCCGCGACGGCCTGCTGGCCGGCATCCACCTCGAAGGGCCCTGGCTCAGCCCCACCCACAAAGGGGCGCACGCTCCCGAACTGTTGCGTGCCCCGGACCCACGCGAGATCAAGCAGCTCCTGCATGCCGGTGGTGGGACCGTGCGCATGGTGACCCTCGCTCCCGAACTGGAGGGCGGCCTCGCTGCCGTGCGCCAGATCCTTGACCTTAGAGCCGTCATTGCCATCGGGCACACGGACGCCACGTACGAGCAGACCCACGCGGCGCTCCGGGAAGGTGCGTCCGCCGGAACCCACATCTTCAATGGCATGCGCCCAATCCACCACCGGCAACCGGGACCCGCGGTAGCGCTTCTGGAAGACCGGGAAGCGTTCGTCGAACTGATAGCCGACGGCGTGCACCTCCACCCTGCGATGATCCGGACAATCTTCACCAGCGCGGCAAAGGCAGTGCTCGTAACTGACGCCATGGCGGCGGCCGCCGCACCCGAAGGCTCCTACAAGCTCGGGCACCTGGACGTCTACGTCCGGAACGGACAGGCCCGCCTGGCCAGCAACGGCAGCATCGCGGGCAGCACTCTCACGCTGGATGCAGCACTCCGGTACGCCGTGCAGACCGCCGGCGTACCCCTTGGAGAAGCGATCAAAGCACTAACCCAGCATCCGGCGGCCATGCTTGGACTGACAGAAGTCGGCGTGCTGGAAGCCGGTAAGCGCGCCGACCTCCTCGTGCTCGATCCCACGCTCGCCGTCCAGGCAGTGATGCGCGGCGGGGAATGGATCATGCACCCCTAGGCGTCTGGTTTCTTAGGCGTCCGGTATCCCCGAGTCGGGGCCATACAGCAGTTGCAACTCGTCCACCGTCGCCCGGCCCTGGATGGTAATGGCAGCCACCAGGGCTGCCCCTGCCTGGAGATCCCCCTGCCGGAGAACCGCCTCCAGTGATCCGGCCAGATGTGCCAGCCGCAAGCACCCCACCATCACCGAGGCAACTTTGAGACTGATCGCCGCGTCGACGGCGGCCGCCCGGTCCTCACGCTGGACCGAGGCCTCTATGCGACGCTGCCGCCGGACCCACATCCCGGCGTAGTCACTGGCGAACTTCCGTGCAATCTCCGGAGCACCCAGTTCTTCCCCCAGGCCCTTCAGCACCGCGGGATCCAGCAACGGGAGCCCATCGCTCCCAGATTTCGGGGCAACGTGGGGGCCGCTTCCGGCTGTCCCGCCGGGCACGGCAGCTACCGTCACGGGGTTCCCTAGTTGCTCGGATGCTGTACTGGCCATCATTCAAGGCTATGTCCCCGCTGCGCAGGATCCGTCCAACATCGGCTGATCCTGCGCAAAACATGGGCAACGGAGCTCAGGGAGCGGACTCCACCACGGATGTCTGCACAGCGGTCCAGGCAGTGGCGGTTCCGGCGGGGAAATCAGCGGTGGCCCGGAGTGCAACGTCCCGTTCCCCGATCATCAATCCGGTGGCCGGGTCGATGATGATTTCCTGCCGGGCGCCTCCGTCCGGGGATTGGATTCCCAGGGCGACGCCGGTCTTGCCGTTCAGTGTTGCCTGCTTGTCCACGACCGTGACGCCGGGGATGAGCGCGGCAGCCTTGTACAAGGCAGCGCGTAACTCGGCCGGGACGACTCCGGTTCGAAGGGTGTCTGCAACCGTGATCAGTGCCTCCATCTCGGGGGACGGGCCGGCACCCTTCGTGCGTTCAAGGATGGTATCCAAAAGGGCCTTCGGGTCCCGGGGAAGACCGGAAATCTGGTCAAGGGGCATGCCGTTGAGAACCGTTTGCTCCGACCCGTAGAAGTCGCCGCGCGGGGCACGCTGGATGCCGACCAGACTCACGCCGGGGTCTTTTGCCAGCGATTCCTGCATCTTGGCTGCCGCGGCCTTGGAGGCTTCGTTGAAGAAGGTCGCGGGCACCCGGTCTTCGCGGTTCCAGACCCATTCCCCGTTCCGGTCTGCCGGGACGTAGACCTGGCCTCCGGTCTTCTCCAGCCAAAAAGCCTGGGTTCCGTCGGCGGCGACGGAGCTGTGGCCGTACATCGCCGTCGTGTCGATTTTCAGGTACTGGCCCGGTGCCACCACCGGGTCGGAGGACTGGATGGTTGCTGCCGCCGCGTTATTCAGGATTTCGGCCGCTTCGGCGGTCGCTCCCGGGCGGCCGGGCACGACGACGTCGGCCGCTACGATGCCGCCCACGAGCAGGGCAGCGGCTGCCGAGGCCATCAGGATACGGCGCCGGATGGGGCTCACCTTAGTCGGAGCGTTCGGACCGGTTGTTGCGTCAGGACGGGAGGTGGAACCGATCGCGGCCATGAGGGTGTTGCGGCCCCGGGCCAGCGTCGCCTGGGGTGCGGAGCCGATGTCGTTACGCATTTCGCGGAGCAGCTGCAAGTCGTCCATGGTCGTTCTCCGTTTCATCAAGTCTTTGGGGGTTGAGCCGGGTTCGCAGCGTCCGGCGGGCACGATTCAGGCGGGACCGGACGGTTCCCACCGGAACCTCCATTGCCGCGGCGATGCCCTCGTAGGTCAGGTCGGCCCAGGCGTAGAGCAGCAGCGTTTCCCGATCTATGGGTGCCATGGACCTGAGCGTGCGGGCAATGCGCGCGGTGGCCGCCGAGGCGTCCACGCGGGCCGAAATCCGCTCCGAGTCGTCGCCCACAGCCTCTCGTGACGCCGCTTTGGCCGCAGCTTTCAGCATCCGGGCTTCTGCACGGTGGTGCCGGCGGAGCAGATTGGTGGCGATGCCGAAGAGCCAGGGCCGGGCATCGTCCCGGTCGAGGTCGTAGGCCTCCAGCTGTTCCCACGCGACGAGGAAGGTCTCCGACGTGACGTCGTCCGCGGCGAAGTCGCCGGCCCGTCTGGCGGCGTATCTGTAGATGACTGAGGCGTGTCTGTCGTATAACTCCCCGAAAACTACGGGGCTGTCCCGGGACCGCCTGATGATGTCGCTGTCTGTGCTCACACTCTGTATTGCCCGTTCCCCGCCAAAGAGTTCACGGAAATTTCCGCAAGTTGCGCCAGAGGTCCCCTGGCCGGGAGAAGAACAAGCATATAGGGGTAGTTCAGGTGGTGCTCCGGGCCGGGCGCCAAGCACGAGCGCGGGCGAACCCGATGCCGGCGAGGAGTGCACCGGCGGCTTCCGCCACTGCGCTGAGGGTCTTTTCCGCAAACCAGACCGGCTCGTACATGGCGGGGAACGGACCGAAGGCGGGGATGTTCACGTAGCGGTACAGGACAACTGCCGCGAAGGCGCTCAGGCCAACCACGAAGGCGGCGGCGTAGGCCGCCCGGCTGCCCCGCAGGAGAACGTAGACCGCGGCGAGGATGGCGGCCCCGGACTCGAGCAGGAAGAGGTTGCCCTGCCCGACGCCGGCATGGTTGCCCGCCTGATATCCCGGCGCCAGATGGATATGGACGCCGGCGTCGATGAACAGGGCAACAGCAGTGACCACACGCAGGGCAATATCGCTTCCGCGCACCCGGACCGAGCCGGCGGAGCGGCTTTGCCCGCTCACTGCACCGTCAGCGTGCCGTGCATGTTCGGATGGTAGGTGCAATGGAAGGGATACGTGCCAGGCGCTGTCGGTGCTGTAAACGTACCCGTCCCCCCGTTCTCCTTGACCTCCACATCAAACGCCGATCCTTGGTCCGCCGTCACGGTGTGCTCGGCGCTGTCCATGTTGGTCACCATCACGGTCGCGCCAGGGGACACGGTGATGGGAGCGCCGTAGTCGAAGTCCTTGATGCTGATCGATGCGGCGCTCGCCGAGGAACCCGCCGTCCCCGGCATACCGGACGTCATGGCCGGCGAGGACATCGGCATGCCGGGCGCTGCCGTCTGGGTCTTTGTTTGGGCCGGCGCTGTCGTCGGCGCCATGGATCCGCCGCTGGAGGAGCACCCTGCCGCTCCAGCCACTACGAGGGCTACAAGGAACGCAGCACGCACCTTTCCAGTCAACACACACCGTCCTCCGCGCTGAGCATTTAATACACCCATTGTCCGCCCGCCGCCGGGAAATAGCACCGGCACACAGCTGCACAGCACGGTGCATCCTCGCGGCTCTATACAGGCCGAACCGGCTGACTTACCGTAATTGGCATGAGCGTCCTGTCCCTGCCGCAGCGGGTGGCCCGGGCCGTGGGGGACAGCCCCATTTCAGAGCGGGTGGCTGTCGCCCAGGAACTCGTTTACGGGCCGGTGATCGGCTGGGCCCGGCGCAGCCTGTTCCACACCGGTGTCCTTGGCCACTCGGTACATCCGCCGCTCACCGACGTGACGCTCGGGTGCTGGGTCAGTGCGTCCATCCTCGACATAGCCGCAGGACCCCTGGCACGTGGTGGCGCCGCGCTTCTGGTCGGAGCCGGGCTGGCGGCGGCTGGCCCGACAGCTCTCGCGGGCACCGGAGACTGGGCCGGAATGACAGGCGCCGAGCGTCGGATCGGGGCCGTGCATGCCCTGGGCACCGACGTGGCCGTCTTCCTATTCCTCGGCTCCTTTATCGCACGGATGCGCGGGCGCTACGCCCTCGGCAGGAACCTGGGCCTCGCCGGAAATGCCGTTGCGGCAGGAGCCGGATTTTTGGGCGGACATCTGGCCCTCACCCGCGGAACCGCACGCCGGACCACTGGGATTACGGCCTAAAACAAAACCGCGTCTTTCCCGGCCGCCAGCCGAGTAAAGACGGGGGTTACGTGAACGCGCCGGGGGAGCAGGCAAGTTATCTAGCCGGACTGCTTGCGCAATGCTGCCCAGGCTTGGAACCCGCCGATAAGGTCGGTCGCACGGGCCAGCCCCAGCCGCTGCAGGGTGTGTGCAGCGAGGCTGGAGCTGTAGCCCTCATTGCAGACGATCACGATCCGCCGAGCGGGGTCGTCAGCGATCGGGAGCCGGTGGGCGCTGGAAGGATCGAGCCGCCACTCGAGAACGTTCCGGTCAATGACGACCGCTCCCGGAAGGTCTCCGTCGCGGTCCCGCTGGTCCACCGGCCGTGTATCAACAACAAGGGCGCCCGCTGCCATCTCCCGCTCAAGATCCGAAGCGTCAACACGCTCCAGCCCGATGCGGCTCTGAAGTAGTAGTTGGTTGATCGTAAGAGCCCCGGAGTAATCGCTCGGATCTAGACTGCGTTCGCAGATCGCGACGCCGTCGTCGGAGATAGGACACTGCTTCAACGTTTTCCTCGCTTGCCTGCTGATCGGTCGGTCGTTCCACCCTGAAGCGAAATGATGAGTACTTTGGTCGTCAATTTCAAGGGCTGGCCCCGATCCGGGTAACACAAAACCCCGCCTTTCCCGGCCGCTTGGCCAGTAAAGACGGGGTTTTCGTTGGTGCACCCCCCGGGACTCGAACCCGGAACCCATTGATTAAGAGTCAATTGCTCTGCCAGTTGAGCTAGAGGTGCAGCTGTTGTTTTCCTTCACCGTGGGCTTTTTATTTCCCGCGTTGTTCTCCGCAACGACATGAAACTCTACACGAGTTTCGCCGGAGTGTGAAATCGGCGGGGACGGGATGCCTGGAATCAGCCGGGAAGGTCCAGAACCAGCACGAAATCAGGGTTTTGCTCGTTGCTGAGGACCCACAGGCGGCCGTCCGGAGCCATTGCAACATCCCGGATCCTGCCGTACTGCCCTGTGAAATAGCCCACAGGAGCCTCGGCGGACTCGCCGCGGAGGGGCACGGTCCAGAGACGCTGCCCGCGAAGGGCTCCGAGATAGGCCGTATCGCCAACGATCTCGAGCCCGCTGGGGGAGGAGTCCGGCGTCGAGGGCCAGACGACCTTGGCGTCGAGGAAGCCGGCCCGGCCCGGAGCCCCGGTGACCTCGGGCCAGCCGTAGTTGCCGCCGGGCACAATCAGATTGAGCTCGTCGTCGACGGTGGGGCCGAACTCGCTGGCCCAAAGCCGGCCGGCGCTGTCCCAGGCAAGTCCCTGGACGTTGCGGTGCCCAAGGCTATAAACAGGGTTGTCTCCGAACGGATTTCCCGGCGCGGGATGGCCCTCGGGGGTGAGTCGCAGGATTTTGCCACCTAGCGCCTTGGAATCCTGCGGTTGCTCCCGTCGCTGTGAATCCCCGGTGCCCACGTAAAGGTATCCGTCCGGGCCGAACCGGATCCTGCCGCCGTTGTGGGTTGTGGCTTTCGGGATCCCGGTGAAGATGACCTCGGGGGCGGCCAGCTGCAGGCCTGTGCCGTTTTGGTCGACCCGCATTCGGGCGATCCGGTTGTCTTCCGCAGCTGTGAAGTAGGCGTACAGGTAGCGGTCGGCGCTGAAGTTCGGGGAAAGGGCCAGCCCCAGCAGCCCGCCCTCGCCGGCGGGCACGACGTCGGACACTTTGCCAAGCGTCCCGGCGGTGCCGGATCCACTGACAGTTCTCAGCAGGGCGGTGCCACGCTCGGAAATGATGGCCGTGCCGTCCGGCAGGAAGACCGTGGACCAGGGCACCTGGAGGCCTGCCTCGATGCGTTCGGCGACGGTCGGAGCGGCCGGAGCGGGGCCCGGGCTCGTGGCGGCGGGGCTTCCGCCGGCCGCGCTTCCGCCGGCCGGAGTGCTGGCAGCCGGGACATACGGCGCCGCTCCACTGCCTGCTCCCGGAGTGCAGGCAGAGAGCGCACACGCGGACAGTAGGATCGCGGCAGCGGCCGATTGCCTGACCCGCCTCGCATTCATCATTTTCCGGCCCCCTGGTCCTGGCGTCAGGACCGATCGCGGGTCTGGCGCTTACAGCCGAACCCGGCGGGGCGGCCGGAAACCGGCGGCTTCTGCGTGGGCGACCGACTCGAACCAGACTCCCGCCGCGGTTTCCTCGTATGACGGGCTGCTTTCGTCGTGATAGGTCATGGAGGAAGCATCGCCCTTGACGGTGAAACCCTCGGGAGCGCTGCCGTCAGCTCTTGGTGCTGCCGATCCCTCCCCATAGGGCTGGTCCAGGGCGAGGTGGCCGGCTGGTTCCGCCCGGTGGCTGGCAAAGCCGTCGGCGGGCCTGTCCTGTTCCTCCAGCAGGCCCGCTTCAGCAGCGGCTGATTCGGCGCCGGGAAGGGTGGGGGCATGCGATTGGGTGTATTCGGGGTGGTGCACAGGCGCGTTCGCTGCTCCGGCGGCAGCCGCGCCCGCCGGTGTCGTGCGCTCTTCCTGAACGGCGCTCGCTCCCGAGGAGGGCTCGTGATGGACGGCAGCGTGCGGCTCGGCCGGCGGCGTTTCCGACCATTGCGTCTCCCACTCCGCCTGCTCCTGCCCGGCCCCGGCCTGCGTCTTCCCGGTCCCGGCAGCGGGCTGCACTGTCCCAGTCCCGGCGGCAGGCTGCCCACCCTGCTCACGCCCGGCGGCGGGCTGCCCACCCTGCTCACGCGCGGCGGCTGGCTCCTCCTGCGCCGTGCGGGGCGCCACCGGCTCGGCGTTGCCGAACCCTGCGGCTGAGGGGATGCCGGTGGTACCGGCAGCTACGGCCGACGCCGCGGCGCTGCCACCGGACAACGCGCCGTCGTGCCTCTCCCCGCCCGGGGGAGCCGTGGGCGGGGCGCCGGTACCCGCGACGGTACCGGCCTCCGAGGACCCAGCCGCACTACGGGAGTTGCGGTTCAACAGCCACCAGACGACGGCGACAATCACCACGATGACGATGAGCCAGATAAGCCAATCCATAGCAGAGCCCTTCGGTCCAGGAGGCAAGGTTGCCGTTGCTTGACGGTACGTCCGCCCGGAGGCGGCTGTCCACCCTCGCGGAACCCGCCCTGTAGCCTCTCATCATGGATTTCAAGAGACTGCGGATTCTCCGGGAGCTCGCCCACCGCGGCACGGTCGGAGCCACCGCCGAGGCTCTGAATGTGACGCCCTCCGCCGTCTCCCAGCAGCTCAGGACCCTGCAGGAGGAGCTCGGGGTGGTCCTCGTGGAAAAGTCCGGCCGCGGAGTGCGCCTGACCGAGGCGGGACTGGCCATGGCCGCCGCAGCGGCCGAGGTGTCCACGGCCATGGCCCGTGCTGAAGCCACCATCGACATCTACCGCCTCGGATGGCAGACGCACGTGAAGGCCGCGTTCTTCCCCAGCGCCGCCGAGATGTTCCTGCCCGGGCTGCTGCACCGGGTCAAGGCGATTGACGGGCTGCGCTTCGAGGCGCACTTCGAGGATCCCAATGTGGCCGGGTTCGCGGCGCTCACCGCCGACTACGACGTCGTCCTGGCCCACAGCGTCGACGGCCCGGACGTTTTCGCCCGGCAGGGCCTCGTGGTGGAACCGTTGCTGGACGAGCCGCTCGACGTCGCCGTCCCGGCCGGCCACATCCTCGCCGACAAGGACGTGCTCTGTGCGCAGGACGTGATCGGCTATCCGTGGATGGGCGTGCCGGAGGGCTTCCCCTTCGACACCGTCCTCCGGCAGATCGAGGTGCAGGCGGACTCGCCGGCGGTCCGCGCGCAGCTTTACCCGGATCTGCGCGTCCTGGAAGCGCTTGTGAGCGCGGGACACGGACTCAGCCTGCTGCCGCGCTACACCGCGCTGAAGAACCAGGGACAGGGGTTCGTCCTGCGTCCGCTGTCCGGCGTCAAGGCGAGCCGGAGCATCGTGGCCCTGGCCCGCCCCGACGTCGCGGCCCGGACCACCATCCAGCAGGTGCTGTCCCTGTTGAAAGCCGAAGCGCGGGCCGTGGCGGAAGCTCCCGAACTGCGGAACGCAGCGCGCCTCAGCTGACACGGGGACTAGGAGGTGTCCACGTAGTGAGACGAGAGTCCACTATTTGATCGAAATAATCCCGGTTTTCCGCTTAATGCACCCTCCGTGGTCGTCCGCTTCCCCGGGTTCACCCTAGACTTTGAGCCATGAGTGAGGACACCCAAACAACAACAGACACCAAACCGGACATCAAACCACGCAGCCGGGTCGTCACCGATGGAATCCACGCCGCTCCGGCGCGCGGGATGTTCCGGGCGGTCGGCATGGGCGACGACGACTTCGCCAAGCCGCAGATCGGCGTCGCCAGTTCGTGGAATGAAATCACTCCCTGCAACCTTTCCCTGAACCGGCTCGCCCAGGGCGCCAAGGAAGGCGTCCACGCCGGCGGCGGGTTCCCGATGCAGTTCGGCACCATCTCGGTCTCCGACGGCATCTCCATGGGACACGAGGGCATGCACTTTTCCCTCGTTTCCCGCGAAGTCATCGCCGACTCGGTCGAGACCGTCATGCAGGCCGAGCGGATCGACGGTTCCGTGCTCCTGGCCGGCTGCGACAAGTCGCTCCCCGGCATGCTGATGGCGGCCGCCCGCCTGGACCTCGCCAGCGTCTTCCTCTACGCCGGCTCCATCATGCCCGGCTGGGTCAAGCTTGAGGACGGCTCCGAAAAGGAAGTCACCCTGATCGATGCTTTCGAGGCCGTGGGCGCCTGCGCCGCCGGCAAGATGAGCCTGGAAGACCTCACCCGCATCGAAAAGGCCATCTGCCCGGGCGAAGGCGCCTGCGGCGGCATGTACACGGCCAACACCATGGCCTGCATCGGCGAGGCGTTGGGCATGTCCCTTCCCGGTTCGGCCGCCCCGCCGTCCGCCGACCGCCGGCGCGACGAGTTCGCCCGGAAGTCCGGCGAAGCCGTCGTCAACCTGCTGCGCCTCGGCATCACCGCGCGCGACATCATGACCAAGAAGGCGTTCGAGAACGCCATCGCCGTCACCATGGCCTTCGGTGGCTCCACCAACGCCGTGCTGCACCTGCTGGCCATCGCCCGGGAAGC from Arthrobacter sp. B3I9 encodes:
- a CDS encoding LysR family transcriptional regulator, with protein sequence MDFKRLRILRELAHRGTVGATAEALNVTPSAVSQQLRTLQEELGVVLVEKSGRGVRLTEAGLAMAAAAAEVSTAMARAEATIDIYRLGWQTHVKAAFFPSAAEMFLPGLLHRVKAIDGLRFEAHFEDPNVAGFAALTADYDVVLAHSVDGPDVFARQGLVVEPLLDEPLDVAVPAGHILADKDVLCAQDVIGYPWMGVPEGFPFDTVLRQIEVQADSPAVRAQLYPDLRVLEALVSAGHGLSLLPRYTALKNQGQGFVLRPLSGVKASRSIVALARPDVAARTTIQQVLSLLKAEARAVAEAPELRNAARLS
- a CDS encoding sorbosone dehydrogenase family protein — translated: MMNARRVRQSAAAAILLSACALSACTPGAGSGAAPYVPAASTPAGGSAAGGSPAATSPGPAPAAPTVAERIEAGLQVPWSTVFLPDGTAIISERGTALLRTVSGSGTAGTLGKVSDVVPAGEGGLLGLALSPNFSADRYLYAYFTAAEDNRIARMRVDQNGTGLQLAAPEVIFTGIPKATTHNGGRIRFGPDGYLYVGTGDSQRREQPQDSKALGGKILRLTPEGHPAPGNPFGDNPVYSLGHRNVQGLAWDSAGRLWASEFGPTVDDELNLIVPGGNYGWPEVTGAPGRAGFLDAKVVWPSTPDSSPSGLEIVGDTAYLGALRGQRLWTVPLRGESAEAPVGYFTGQYGRIRDVAMAPDGRLWVLSNEQNPDFVLVLDLPG
- the ilvD gene encoding dihydroxy-acid dehydratase; this encodes MSEDTQTTTDTKPDIKPRSRVVTDGIHAAPARGMFRAVGMGDDDFAKPQIGVASSWNEITPCNLSLNRLAQGAKEGVHAGGGFPMQFGTISVSDGISMGHEGMHFSLVSREVIADSVETVMQAERIDGSVLLAGCDKSLPGMLMAAARLDLASVFLYAGSIMPGWVKLEDGSEKEVTLIDAFEAVGACAAGKMSLEDLTRIEKAICPGEGACGGMYTANTMACIGEALGMSLPGSAAPPSADRRRDEFARKSGEAVVNLLRLGITARDIMTKKAFENAIAVTMAFGGSTNAVLHLLAIAREAEVELTLDDFNRIGDKIPHLGDLKPFGRYVMTDVDKIGGVPVIMKALLDAGLLHGDCLTVTGKTVAENLEAINPPDVDGKILRALDNPIHKTGGITILHGSMAPEGAVVKSAGFDADVFEGTARVFEREQGALDALDNGEIHKGDVVVIRYEGPKGGPGMREMLAITGAIKGAGLGKDVLLLTDGRFSGGTTGLCIGHVAPEAVDGGPIAFVQDGDRIRVDIAARSFDLLVDETELEARKVGWEPLPARYTKGVLAKYAKLVHSASTGAYCG